Proteins co-encoded in one Cinclus cinclus chromosome 17, bCinCin1.1, whole genome shotgun sequence genomic window:
- the MAPKAPK5 gene encoding MAP kinase-activated protein kinase 5 isoform X1, with the protein MSQDHDMDKTIKETSILEEYNINWTQKLGAGISGPVRVCMKKSSQERFALKILLDRPKARNEVRLHMMCATHPNIVQIIEVYANSVQFPHESSPRARLLIVMEMMEGGELFHRISQHRHFTEKQASQVTKQIALALQHCHSLNIAHRDLKPENLLFKDNSLDAPVKLCDFGFAKVDQGDLMTPQFTPYYVAPQVLEAQRRHQKEKSGIIPTSPTPYTYNKSCDLWSLGVIIYVMLCGYPPFYSKHHSRTIPKDMRKKIMTGSFEFPEEEWSQISEMAKDIVRKLLKVKPEERLTIEGVLDHPWLNSTEALDNILPSAQLMMDKAMVAGIQQAHAEQLANMRIQDLKVSLKPLHSVNNPILRKRKLLGTKPKDGVYIHDPENGSNDSNVALEKLRDVIAQCILPQAGKGENEDEKLNEVMQEAWKYNRECKLLRDTLQSFSWNGRGFTDKVDRLKLAEIVKQVIEEQTNSHDSQ; encoded by the exons ATGTCGCAGGATCACGACATGGACAAGACGATCAAG GAAACCTCCATTTTAGAGGAATACAACATTAACTGGACTCAgaagctgggagctgggatcaGTGGACCTGTTAG AGTCTGCATGAAAAAATCCTCCCAAGAACGCTTTGCACTGAAAATCCTCCTCGATCGTCCAAAAGCTCGAAATGAG GTACGTCTGCACATGATGTGTGCAACACATCCCAATATTGTTCAAATAATTGAAGTTTATGCTAACAGTGTGCAGTTTCCACATGAATCCAGCCCCAG GGCTCGGCTCCTAATTGTAATGGAGATGATGGAAGGGGGAGAGCTCTTCCACAGAATCAGCCAGCACCGACACTTTACTGAGAAGCAAGCGAGCCAAGTAACAAAGCAG ATAGCTTTGGCTTTGCAGCATTGCCACTCACTAAACATTGCACACAGAGACCTCAAGCCTGAGAATCTCCTCTTCAAGGATAACTCTCTG GATGCACCTGTTAAATTGTGTGACTTTGGGTTTGCCAAAGTAGACCAAGGTGACTTGATGACACCCCAGTTCACTCCCTATTATGTAGCACCTCAG GTATTGGAGGCACAAAGAAGACATCAGAAAGAAAAGTCTGGTATTATCCCCACGTCTCCAACCCCTTACACTTACAACAAG AGCTGTGACCTGTGGTCCTTGGGGGTCATTATCTACGTGATGCTGTGTGGGTACCCCCCTTTTTATTCCAAGCACCACAGCCGGACGATTCCTAAGGACATGAGGAAAAAGATCATGACGGGAAGCTTTGAATTCCCAGAGGAAGAATGGAGCCAGATCTCAGAAATGGCAAAAGACATTGTGAGAAA GCTACTGAAGGTCAAACCTGAAGAACGTCTGACCATTGAGGGGGTGTTGGACCATCCCTGGCTCAATTCCACAGAGGCCCTGGACAACATCCTGCCCTCTGCCCAGCTGATGATGGACAAG GCCATGGTAGCAGGGATCCAACAGGCTCACGCAGAACAACTTGCAAACATGAGAATCCAAGACCTCAAAGTGAGCCTGAAACCCCTTCACTCCGTGAACAACCCGATCCTGCGCAAGCGGAAACTCCTGGG CACCAAGCCAAAGGATGGTGTTTATATCCATGACCCTGAGAATGGAAGCAACGATTCCAACGTGGCTCTGGAGAAGCTGAGAGATGTGATTGCTCAGTGCATTCTACCACAGGCTGGTAAAG GAGAGAATGAAGATGAGAAGCTGAATGAAGTGATGCAGGAGGCCTGGAAATACAACAGGGAGTGCAAATTGCTGCGAGACACCCTGCAGAGCTTCAGCTGGAATG gcAGAGGATTCACAGACAAAGTGGATCGACTAAAACTGGCAGAAATCGTCAAACAAGTGATTGAAGAGCAGACAAACTCCCACGACTCTCAATAG
- the MAPKAPK5 gene encoding MAP kinase-activated protein kinase 5 isoform X5, with amino-acid sequence MSQDHDMDKTIKETSILEEYNINWTQKLGAGISGPVRVCMKKSSQERFALKILLDRPKARNEVRLHMMCATHPNIVQIIEVYANSVQFPHESSPRARLLIVMEMMEGGELFHRISQHRHFTEKQASQVTKQIALALQHCHSLNIAHRDLKPENLLFKDNSLDAPVKLCDFGFAKVDQGDLMTPQFTPYYVAPQSCDLWSLGVIIYVMLCGYPPFYSKHHSRTIPKDMRKKIMTGSFEFPEEEWSQISEMAKDIVRKLLKVKPEERLTIEGVLDHPWLNSTEALDNILPSAQLMMDKAMVAGIQQAHAEQLANMRIQDLKVSLKPLHSVNNPILRKRKLLGTKPKDGVYIHDPENGSNDSNVALEKLRDVIAQCILPQAGKGENEDEKLNEVMQEAWKYNRECKLLRDTLQSFSWNGRGFTDKVDRLKLAEIVKQVIEEQTNSHDSQ; translated from the exons ATGTCGCAGGATCACGACATGGACAAGACGATCAAG GAAACCTCCATTTTAGAGGAATACAACATTAACTGGACTCAgaagctgggagctgggatcaGTGGACCTGTTAG AGTCTGCATGAAAAAATCCTCCCAAGAACGCTTTGCACTGAAAATCCTCCTCGATCGTCCAAAAGCTCGAAATGAG GTACGTCTGCACATGATGTGTGCAACACATCCCAATATTGTTCAAATAATTGAAGTTTATGCTAACAGTGTGCAGTTTCCACATGAATCCAGCCCCAG GGCTCGGCTCCTAATTGTAATGGAGATGATGGAAGGGGGAGAGCTCTTCCACAGAATCAGCCAGCACCGACACTTTACTGAGAAGCAAGCGAGCCAAGTAACAAAGCAG ATAGCTTTGGCTTTGCAGCATTGCCACTCACTAAACATTGCACACAGAGACCTCAAGCCTGAGAATCTCCTCTTCAAGGATAACTCTCTG GATGCACCTGTTAAATTGTGTGACTTTGGGTTTGCCAAAGTAGACCAAGGTGACTTGATGACACCCCAGTTCACTCCCTATTATGTAGCACCTCAG AGCTGTGACCTGTGGTCCTTGGGGGTCATTATCTACGTGATGCTGTGTGGGTACCCCCCTTTTTATTCCAAGCACCACAGCCGGACGATTCCTAAGGACATGAGGAAAAAGATCATGACGGGAAGCTTTGAATTCCCAGAGGAAGAATGGAGCCAGATCTCAGAAATGGCAAAAGACATTGTGAGAAA GCTACTGAAGGTCAAACCTGAAGAACGTCTGACCATTGAGGGGGTGTTGGACCATCCCTGGCTCAATTCCACAGAGGCCCTGGACAACATCCTGCCCTCTGCCCAGCTGATGATGGACAAG GCCATGGTAGCAGGGATCCAACAGGCTCACGCAGAACAACTTGCAAACATGAGAATCCAAGACCTCAAAGTGAGCCTGAAACCCCTTCACTCCGTGAACAACCCGATCCTGCGCAAGCGGAAACTCCTGGG CACCAAGCCAAAGGATGGTGTTTATATCCATGACCCTGAGAATGGAAGCAACGATTCCAACGTGGCTCTGGAGAAGCTGAGAGATGTGATTGCTCAGTGCATTCTACCACAGGCTGGTAAAG GAGAGAATGAAGATGAGAAGCTGAATGAAGTGATGCAGGAGGCCTGGAAATACAACAGGGAGTGCAAATTGCTGCGAGACACCCTGCAGAGCTTCAGCTGGAATG gcAGAGGATTCACAGACAAAGTGGATCGACTAAAACTGGCAGAAATCGTCAAACAAGTGATTGAAGAGCAGACAAACTCCCACGACTCTCAATAG
- the MAPKAPK5 gene encoding MAP kinase-activated protein kinase 5 isoform X2, translating to MSQDHDMDKTIKETSILEEYNINWTQKLGAGISGPVRVCMKKSSQERFALKILLDRPKARNEVRLHMMCATHPNIVQIIEVYANSVQFPHESSPRARLLIVMEMMEGGELFHRISQHRHFTEKQASQVTKQIALALQHCHSLNIAHRDLKPENLLFKDNSLDAPVKLCDFGFAKVDQGDLMTPQFTPYYVAPQVLEAQRRHQKEKSGIIPTSPTPYTYNKSCDLWSLGVIIYVMLCGYPPFYSKHHSRTIPKDMRKKIMTGSFEFPEEEWSQISEMAKDIVRKLLKVKPEERLTIEGVLDHPWLNSTEALDNILPSAQLMMDKAMVAGIQQAHAEQLANMRIQDLKVSLKPLHSVNNPILRKRKLLGTKPKDGVYIHDPENGSNDSNVALEKLRDVIAQCILPQAGENEDEKLNEVMQEAWKYNRECKLLRDTLQSFSWNGRGFTDKVDRLKLAEIVKQVIEEQTNSHDSQ from the exons ATGTCGCAGGATCACGACATGGACAAGACGATCAAG GAAACCTCCATTTTAGAGGAATACAACATTAACTGGACTCAgaagctgggagctgggatcaGTGGACCTGTTAG AGTCTGCATGAAAAAATCCTCCCAAGAACGCTTTGCACTGAAAATCCTCCTCGATCGTCCAAAAGCTCGAAATGAG GTACGTCTGCACATGATGTGTGCAACACATCCCAATATTGTTCAAATAATTGAAGTTTATGCTAACAGTGTGCAGTTTCCACATGAATCCAGCCCCAG GGCTCGGCTCCTAATTGTAATGGAGATGATGGAAGGGGGAGAGCTCTTCCACAGAATCAGCCAGCACCGACACTTTACTGAGAAGCAAGCGAGCCAAGTAACAAAGCAG ATAGCTTTGGCTTTGCAGCATTGCCACTCACTAAACATTGCACACAGAGACCTCAAGCCTGAGAATCTCCTCTTCAAGGATAACTCTCTG GATGCACCTGTTAAATTGTGTGACTTTGGGTTTGCCAAAGTAGACCAAGGTGACTTGATGACACCCCAGTTCACTCCCTATTATGTAGCACCTCAG GTATTGGAGGCACAAAGAAGACATCAGAAAGAAAAGTCTGGTATTATCCCCACGTCTCCAACCCCTTACACTTACAACAAG AGCTGTGACCTGTGGTCCTTGGGGGTCATTATCTACGTGATGCTGTGTGGGTACCCCCCTTTTTATTCCAAGCACCACAGCCGGACGATTCCTAAGGACATGAGGAAAAAGATCATGACGGGAAGCTTTGAATTCCCAGAGGAAGAATGGAGCCAGATCTCAGAAATGGCAAAAGACATTGTGAGAAA GCTACTGAAGGTCAAACCTGAAGAACGTCTGACCATTGAGGGGGTGTTGGACCATCCCTGGCTCAATTCCACAGAGGCCCTGGACAACATCCTGCCCTCTGCCCAGCTGATGATGGACAAG GCCATGGTAGCAGGGATCCAACAGGCTCACGCAGAACAACTTGCAAACATGAGAATCCAAGACCTCAAAGTGAGCCTGAAACCCCTTCACTCCGTGAACAACCCGATCCTGCGCAAGCGGAAACTCCTGGG CACCAAGCCAAAGGATGGTGTTTATATCCATGACCCTGAGAATGGAAGCAACGATTCCAACGTGGCTCTGGAGAAGCTGAGAGATGTGATTGCTCAGTGCATTCTACCACAGGCTG GAGAGAATGAAGATGAGAAGCTGAATGAAGTGATGCAGGAGGCCTGGAAATACAACAGGGAGTGCAAATTGCTGCGAGACACCCTGCAGAGCTTCAGCTGGAATG gcAGAGGATTCACAGACAAAGTGGATCGACTAAAACTGGCAGAAATCGTCAAACAAGTGATTGAAGAGCAGACAAACTCCCACGACTCTCAATAG
- the MAPKAPK5 gene encoding MAP kinase-activated protein kinase 5 isoform X3, protein MSQDHDMDKTIKETSILEEYNINWTQKLGAGISGPVRVCMKKSSQERFALKILLDRPKARNEVRLHMMCATHPNIVQIIEVYANSVQFPHESSPRARLLIVMEMMEGGELFHRISQHRHFTEKQASQVTKQDAPVKLCDFGFAKVDQGDLMTPQFTPYYVAPQVLEAQRRHQKEKSGIIPTSPTPYTYNKSCDLWSLGVIIYVMLCGYPPFYSKHHSRTIPKDMRKKIMTGSFEFPEEEWSQISEMAKDIVRKLLKVKPEERLTIEGVLDHPWLNSTEALDNILPSAQLMMDKAMVAGIQQAHAEQLANMRIQDLKVSLKPLHSVNNPILRKRKLLGTKPKDGVYIHDPENGSNDSNVALEKLRDVIAQCILPQAGKGENEDEKLNEVMQEAWKYNRECKLLRDTLQSFSWNGRGFTDKVDRLKLAEIVKQVIEEQTNSHDSQ, encoded by the exons ATGTCGCAGGATCACGACATGGACAAGACGATCAAG GAAACCTCCATTTTAGAGGAATACAACATTAACTGGACTCAgaagctgggagctgggatcaGTGGACCTGTTAG AGTCTGCATGAAAAAATCCTCCCAAGAACGCTTTGCACTGAAAATCCTCCTCGATCGTCCAAAAGCTCGAAATGAG GTACGTCTGCACATGATGTGTGCAACACATCCCAATATTGTTCAAATAATTGAAGTTTATGCTAACAGTGTGCAGTTTCCACATGAATCCAGCCCCAG GGCTCGGCTCCTAATTGTAATGGAGATGATGGAAGGGGGAGAGCTCTTCCACAGAATCAGCCAGCACCGACACTTTACTGAGAAGCAAGCGAGCCAAGTAACAAAGCAG GATGCACCTGTTAAATTGTGTGACTTTGGGTTTGCCAAAGTAGACCAAGGTGACTTGATGACACCCCAGTTCACTCCCTATTATGTAGCACCTCAG GTATTGGAGGCACAAAGAAGACATCAGAAAGAAAAGTCTGGTATTATCCCCACGTCTCCAACCCCTTACACTTACAACAAG AGCTGTGACCTGTGGTCCTTGGGGGTCATTATCTACGTGATGCTGTGTGGGTACCCCCCTTTTTATTCCAAGCACCACAGCCGGACGATTCCTAAGGACATGAGGAAAAAGATCATGACGGGAAGCTTTGAATTCCCAGAGGAAGAATGGAGCCAGATCTCAGAAATGGCAAAAGACATTGTGAGAAA GCTACTGAAGGTCAAACCTGAAGAACGTCTGACCATTGAGGGGGTGTTGGACCATCCCTGGCTCAATTCCACAGAGGCCCTGGACAACATCCTGCCCTCTGCCCAGCTGATGATGGACAAG GCCATGGTAGCAGGGATCCAACAGGCTCACGCAGAACAACTTGCAAACATGAGAATCCAAGACCTCAAAGTGAGCCTGAAACCCCTTCACTCCGTGAACAACCCGATCCTGCGCAAGCGGAAACTCCTGGG CACCAAGCCAAAGGATGGTGTTTATATCCATGACCCTGAGAATGGAAGCAACGATTCCAACGTGGCTCTGGAGAAGCTGAGAGATGTGATTGCTCAGTGCATTCTACCACAGGCTGGTAAAG GAGAGAATGAAGATGAGAAGCTGAATGAAGTGATGCAGGAGGCCTGGAAATACAACAGGGAGTGCAAATTGCTGCGAGACACCCTGCAGAGCTTCAGCTGGAATG gcAGAGGATTCACAGACAAAGTGGATCGACTAAAACTGGCAGAAATCGTCAAACAAGTGATTGAAGAGCAGACAAACTCCCACGACTCTCAATAG
- the MAPKAPK5 gene encoding MAP kinase-activated protein kinase 5 isoform X4 encodes MSQDHDMDKTIKETSILEEYNINWTQKLGAGISGPVRVCMKKSSQERFALKILLDRPKARNEVRLHMMCATHPNIVQIIEVYANSVQFPHESSPRARLLIVMEMMEGGELFHRISQHRHFTEKQASQVTKQDAPVKLCDFGFAKVDQGDLMTPQFTPYYVAPQVLEAQRRHQKEKSGIIPTSPTPYTYNKSCDLWSLGVIIYVMLCGYPPFYSKHHSRTIPKDMRKKIMTGSFEFPEEEWSQISEMAKDIVRKLLKVKPEERLTIEGVLDHPWLNSTEALDNILPSAQLMMDKAMVAGIQQAHAEQLANMRIQDLKVSLKPLHSVNNPILRKRKLLGTKPKDGVYIHDPENGSNDSNVALEKLRDVIAQCILPQAGENEDEKLNEVMQEAWKYNRECKLLRDTLQSFSWNGRGFTDKVDRLKLAEIVKQVIEEQTNSHDSQ; translated from the exons ATGTCGCAGGATCACGACATGGACAAGACGATCAAG GAAACCTCCATTTTAGAGGAATACAACATTAACTGGACTCAgaagctgggagctgggatcaGTGGACCTGTTAG AGTCTGCATGAAAAAATCCTCCCAAGAACGCTTTGCACTGAAAATCCTCCTCGATCGTCCAAAAGCTCGAAATGAG GTACGTCTGCACATGATGTGTGCAACACATCCCAATATTGTTCAAATAATTGAAGTTTATGCTAACAGTGTGCAGTTTCCACATGAATCCAGCCCCAG GGCTCGGCTCCTAATTGTAATGGAGATGATGGAAGGGGGAGAGCTCTTCCACAGAATCAGCCAGCACCGACACTTTACTGAGAAGCAAGCGAGCCAAGTAACAAAGCAG GATGCACCTGTTAAATTGTGTGACTTTGGGTTTGCCAAAGTAGACCAAGGTGACTTGATGACACCCCAGTTCACTCCCTATTATGTAGCACCTCAG GTATTGGAGGCACAAAGAAGACATCAGAAAGAAAAGTCTGGTATTATCCCCACGTCTCCAACCCCTTACACTTACAACAAG AGCTGTGACCTGTGGTCCTTGGGGGTCATTATCTACGTGATGCTGTGTGGGTACCCCCCTTTTTATTCCAAGCACCACAGCCGGACGATTCCTAAGGACATGAGGAAAAAGATCATGACGGGAAGCTTTGAATTCCCAGAGGAAGAATGGAGCCAGATCTCAGAAATGGCAAAAGACATTGTGAGAAA GCTACTGAAGGTCAAACCTGAAGAACGTCTGACCATTGAGGGGGTGTTGGACCATCCCTGGCTCAATTCCACAGAGGCCCTGGACAACATCCTGCCCTCTGCCCAGCTGATGATGGACAAG GCCATGGTAGCAGGGATCCAACAGGCTCACGCAGAACAACTTGCAAACATGAGAATCCAAGACCTCAAAGTGAGCCTGAAACCCCTTCACTCCGTGAACAACCCGATCCTGCGCAAGCGGAAACTCCTGGG CACCAAGCCAAAGGATGGTGTTTATATCCATGACCCTGAGAATGGAAGCAACGATTCCAACGTGGCTCTGGAGAAGCTGAGAGATGTGATTGCTCAGTGCATTCTACCACAGGCTG GAGAGAATGAAGATGAGAAGCTGAATGAAGTGATGCAGGAGGCCTGGAAATACAACAGGGAGTGCAAATTGCTGCGAGACACCCTGCAGAGCTTCAGCTGGAATG gcAGAGGATTCACAGACAAAGTGGATCGACTAAAACTGGCAGAAATCGTCAAACAAGTGATTGAAGAGCAGACAAACTCCCACGACTCTCAATAG
- the MAPKAPK5 gene encoding MAP kinase-activated protein kinase 5 isoform X7 codes for MSQDHDMDKTIKETSILEEYNINWTQKLGAGISGPVRVCMKKSSQERFALKILLDRPKARNEIALALQHCHSLNIAHRDLKPENLLFKDNSLDAPVKLCDFGFAKVDQGDLMTPQFTPYYVAPQVLEAQRRHQKEKSGIIPTSPTPYTYNKSCDLWSLGVIIYVMLCGYPPFYSKHHSRTIPKDMRKKIMTGSFEFPEEEWSQISEMAKDIVRKLLKVKPEERLTIEGVLDHPWLNSTEALDNILPSAQLMMDKAMVAGIQQAHAEQLANMRIQDLKVSLKPLHSVNNPILRKRKLLGTKPKDGVYIHDPENGSNDSNVALEKLRDVIAQCILPQAGENEDEKLNEVMQEAWKYNRECKLLRDTLQSFSWNGRGFTDKVDRLKLAEIVKQVIEEQTNSHDSQ; via the exons ATGTCGCAGGATCACGACATGGACAAGACGATCAAG GAAACCTCCATTTTAGAGGAATACAACATTAACTGGACTCAgaagctgggagctgggatcaGTGGACCTGTTAG AGTCTGCATGAAAAAATCCTCCCAAGAACGCTTTGCACTGAAAATCCTCCTCGATCGTCCAAAAGCTCGAAATGAG ATAGCTTTGGCTTTGCAGCATTGCCACTCACTAAACATTGCACACAGAGACCTCAAGCCTGAGAATCTCCTCTTCAAGGATAACTCTCTG GATGCACCTGTTAAATTGTGTGACTTTGGGTTTGCCAAAGTAGACCAAGGTGACTTGATGACACCCCAGTTCACTCCCTATTATGTAGCACCTCAG GTATTGGAGGCACAAAGAAGACATCAGAAAGAAAAGTCTGGTATTATCCCCACGTCTCCAACCCCTTACACTTACAACAAG AGCTGTGACCTGTGGTCCTTGGGGGTCATTATCTACGTGATGCTGTGTGGGTACCCCCCTTTTTATTCCAAGCACCACAGCCGGACGATTCCTAAGGACATGAGGAAAAAGATCATGACGGGAAGCTTTGAATTCCCAGAGGAAGAATGGAGCCAGATCTCAGAAATGGCAAAAGACATTGTGAGAAA GCTACTGAAGGTCAAACCTGAAGAACGTCTGACCATTGAGGGGGTGTTGGACCATCCCTGGCTCAATTCCACAGAGGCCCTGGACAACATCCTGCCCTCTGCCCAGCTGATGATGGACAAG GCCATGGTAGCAGGGATCCAACAGGCTCACGCAGAACAACTTGCAAACATGAGAATCCAAGACCTCAAAGTGAGCCTGAAACCCCTTCACTCCGTGAACAACCCGATCCTGCGCAAGCGGAAACTCCTGGG CACCAAGCCAAAGGATGGTGTTTATATCCATGACCCTGAGAATGGAAGCAACGATTCCAACGTGGCTCTGGAGAAGCTGAGAGATGTGATTGCTCAGTGCATTCTACCACAGGCTG GAGAGAATGAAGATGAGAAGCTGAATGAAGTGATGCAGGAGGCCTGGAAATACAACAGGGAGTGCAAATTGCTGCGAGACACCCTGCAGAGCTTCAGCTGGAATG gcAGAGGATTCACAGACAAAGTGGATCGACTAAAACTGGCAGAAATCGTCAAACAAGTGATTGAAGAGCAGACAAACTCCCACGACTCTCAATAG
- the MAPKAPK5 gene encoding MAP kinase-activated protein kinase 5 isoform X8 — MSQDHDMDKTIKETSILEEYNINWTQKLGAGISGPVRVCMKKSSQERFALKILLDRPKARNEDAPVKLCDFGFAKVDQGDLMTPQFTPYYVAPQVLEAQRRHQKEKSGIIPTSPTPYTYNKSCDLWSLGVIIYVMLCGYPPFYSKHHSRTIPKDMRKKIMTGSFEFPEEEWSQISEMAKDIVRKLLKVKPEERLTIEGVLDHPWLNSTEALDNILPSAQLMMDKAMVAGIQQAHAEQLANMRIQDLKVSLKPLHSVNNPILRKRKLLGTKPKDGVYIHDPENGSNDSNVALEKLRDVIAQCILPQAGENEDEKLNEVMQEAWKYNRECKLLRDTLQSFSWNGRGFTDKVDRLKLAEIVKQVIEEQTNSHDSQ; from the exons ATGTCGCAGGATCACGACATGGACAAGACGATCAAG GAAACCTCCATTTTAGAGGAATACAACATTAACTGGACTCAgaagctgggagctgggatcaGTGGACCTGTTAG AGTCTGCATGAAAAAATCCTCCCAAGAACGCTTTGCACTGAAAATCCTCCTCGATCGTCCAAAAGCTCGAAATGAG GATGCACCTGTTAAATTGTGTGACTTTGGGTTTGCCAAAGTAGACCAAGGTGACTTGATGACACCCCAGTTCACTCCCTATTATGTAGCACCTCAG GTATTGGAGGCACAAAGAAGACATCAGAAAGAAAAGTCTGGTATTATCCCCACGTCTCCAACCCCTTACACTTACAACAAG AGCTGTGACCTGTGGTCCTTGGGGGTCATTATCTACGTGATGCTGTGTGGGTACCCCCCTTTTTATTCCAAGCACCACAGCCGGACGATTCCTAAGGACATGAGGAAAAAGATCATGACGGGAAGCTTTGAATTCCCAGAGGAAGAATGGAGCCAGATCTCAGAAATGGCAAAAGACATTGTGAGAAA GCTACTGAAGGTCAAACCTGAAGAACGTCTGACCATTGAGGGGGTGTTGGACCATCCCTGGCTCAATTCCACAGAGGCCCTGGACAACATCCTGCCCTCTGCCCAGCTGATGATGGACAAG GCCATGGTAGCAGGGATCCAACAGGCTCACGCAGAACAACTTGCAAACATGAGAATCCAAGACCTCAAAGTGAGCCTGAAACCCCTTCACTCCGTGAACAACCCGATCCTGCGCAAGCGGAAACTCCTGGG CACCAAGCCAAAGGATGGTGTTTATATCCATGACCCTGAGAATGGAAGCAACGATTCCAACGTGGCTCTGGAGAAGCTGAGAGATGTGATTGCTCAGTGCATTCTACCACAGGCTG GAGAGAATGAAGATGAGAAGCTGAATGAAGTGATGCAGGAGGCCTGGAAATACAACAGGGAGTGCAAATTGCTGCGAGACACCCTGCAGAGCTTCAGCTGGAATG gcAGAGGATTCACAGACAAAGTGGATCGACTAAAACTGGCAGAAATCGTCAAACAAGTGATTGAAGAGCAGACAAACTCCCACGACTCTCAATAG
- the MAPKAPK5 gene encoding MAP kinase-activated protein kinase 5 isoform X6 has protein sequence MSQDHDMDKTIKETSILEEYNINWTQKLGAGISGPVRVCMKKSSQERFALKILLDRPKARNEIALALQHCHSLNIAHRDLKPENLLFKDNSLDAPVKLCDFGFAKVDQGDLMTPQFTPYYVAPQVLEAQRRHQKEKSGIIPTSPTPYTYNKSCDLWSLGVIIYVMLCGYPPFYSKHHSRTIPKDMRKKIMTGSFEFPEEEWSQISEMAKDIVRKLLKVKPEERLTIEGVLDHPWLNSTEALDNILPSAQLMMDKAMVAGIQQAHAEQLANMRIQDLKVSLKPLHSVNNPILRKRKLLGTKPKDGVYIHDPENGSNDSNVALEKLRDVIAQCILPQAGKGENEDEKLNEVMQEAWKYNRECKLLRDTLQSFSWNGRGFTDKVDRLKLAEIVKQVIEEQTNSHDSQ, from the exons ATGTCGCAGGATCACGACATGGACAAGACGATCAAG GAAACCTCCATTTTAGAGGAATACAACATTAACTGGACTCAgaagctgggagctgggatcaGTGGACCTGTTAG AGTCTGCATGAAAAAATCCTCCCAAGAACGCTTTGCACTGAAAATCCTCCTCGATCGTCCAAAAGCTCGAAATGAG ATAGCTTTGGCTTTGCAGCATTGCCACTCACTAAACATTGCACACAGAGACCTCAAGCCTGAGAATCTCCTCTTCAAGGATAACTCTCTG GATGCACCTGTTAAATTGTGTGACTTTGGGTTTGCCAAAGTAGACCAAGGTGACTTGATGACACCCCAGTTCACTCCCTATTATGTAGCACCTCAG GTATTGGAGGCACAAAGAAGACATCAGAAAGAAAAGTCTGGTATTATCCCCACGTCTCCAACCCCTTACACTTACAACAAG AGCTGTGACCTGTGGTCCTTGGGGGTCATTATCTACGTGATGCTGTGTGGGTACCCCCCTTTTTATTCCAAGCACCACAGCCGGACGATTCCTAAGGACATGAGGAAAAAGATCATGACGGGAAGCTTTGAATTCCCAGAGGAAGAATGGAGCCAGATCTCAGAAATGGCAAAAGACATTGTGAGAAA GCTACTGAAGGTCAAACCTGAAGAACGTCTGACCATTGAGGGGGTGTTGGACCATCCCTGGCTCAATTCCACAGAGGCCCTGGACAACATCCTGCCCTCTGCCCAGCTGATGATGGACAAG GCCATGGTAGCAGGGATCCAACAGGCTCACGCAGAACAACTTGCAAACATGAGAATCCAAGACCTCAAAGTGAGCCTGAAACCCCTTCACTCCGTGAACAACCCGATCCTGCGCAAGCGGAAACTCCTGGG CACCAAGCCAAAGGATGGTGTTTATATCCATGACCCTGAGAATGGAAGCAACGATTCCAACGTGGCTCTGGAGAAGCTGAGAGATGTGATTGCTCAGTGCATTCTACCACAGGCTGGTAAAG GAGAGAATGAAGATGAGAAGCTGAATGAAGTGATGCAGGAGGCCTGGAAATACAACAGGGAGTGCAAATTGCTGCGAGACACCCTGCAGAGCTTCAGCTGGAATG gcAGAGGATTCACAGACAAAGTGGATCGACTAAAACTGGCAGAAATCGTCAAACAAGTGATTGAAGAGCAGACAAACTCCCACGACTCTCAATAG